A stretch of Enterobacter cloacae complex sp. ECNIH7 DNA encodes these proteins:
- a CDS encoding terminase small subunit — protein sequence MNQLAKQYGYNESTVREWKAQGMPIGQGTEEADTRAWIVQNVILPLRNTDTREQIDQERLRKLKAEAALSELELQVKHGTVVSTEYLEQVLTEYLFQVKTAMRAIPSKTYLELFAQTDAKDLRDILKQHIDSTLFQLGSMEFELPTDEEILEDGNEQEEINASTDESTADDTATEDTENEPMDQ from the coding sequence ATGAATCAGCTTGCGAAGCAGTACGGGTACAACGAATCAACAGTACGAGAATGGAAAGCACAGGGTATGCCAATTGGTCAAGGTACTGAAGAAGCTGATACACGAGCATGGATAGTACAGAATGTAATTCTACCATTACGTAATACCGATACACGCGAACAAATAGATCAAGAACGCCTACGTAAACTAAAAGCAGAAGCGGCATTATCTGAACTTGAATTACAGGTGAAACATGGAACGGTAGTTAGCACTGAATATCTTGAACAAGTACTAACTGAATACCTATTTCAAGTTAAAACAGCAATGAGAGCTATCCCTAGTAAAACATACCTAGAGTTATTCGCACAGACAGACGCGAAAGATTTACGAGATATATTAAAACAACATATTGATAGTACTTTATTCCAGCTAGGAAGTATGGAATTTGAGTTACCCACGGATGAAGAAATATTAGAAGATGGAAACGAACAAGAAGAAATTAACGCAAGTACTGATGAAAGTACTGCCGACGATACAGCCACCGAAGATACAGAAAACGAGCCAATGGATCAGTAA
- a CDS encoding phage major capsid family protein translates to MKIKKQTRELTLPTAINSDNRTVEVAFCSETPVAREIEGKLYNEVLLCNPENVDLSRLNNSGAVLFNHDRDHLIGKVLAARIDSDKVGRAVLQISNASEKEWEQINEGVLTHISFGYTVNDYRIEGNIIYVTHFTPYEISLVTVPADVSAGVGRSLINNNDDNQKDMIMEDKNEIESTEPEIKDESEVVSTEVESEEEITEQEEVEESEEVRMSDEELLALMANRPDLLEQMINKTDVEEQREDVQESTDDSEVEDSTEEVERKRELESIGVVLNIDVSEAIENGISVEDFKRTLNTKTNPNHDKEIKMEKSVLNGLIRSLSEGNFAGKTEIPAGDFVRTSTTVGGAALVKEVYADSYIDVLRAQSVFATLPVQVFANLEGEGNLVLPKLSADFTDNFGYVTEGAPSPSYNAAFEKVTLKPEIFTGSVELTRTLIKSASTAEQYIQDAMVKGAALKLERLILADVVAKAPEVTLTAALTKTDVISALATLAAANVRVENVVAIVHPTTAAVLRTTLDGSNTAAKYLLQGYMGDGILADSVRIIESTQVAAGAIVFGDCESPRII, encoded by the coding sequence ATGAAAATCAAAAAACAGACGAGGGAATTAACCCTACCAACGGCGATTAATTCTGATAATCGTACCGTTGAAGTTGCTTTTTGTTCTGAAACTCCTGTAGCACGTGAAATAGAAGGGAAGTTATATAACGAAGTACTTCTATGTAATCCAGAAAATGTAGACCTATCGCGTTTGAACAATTCAGGGGCAGTACTTTTCAATCATGACCGAGATCATTTGATTGGCAAAGTACTAGCGGCACGTATTGATTCAGACAAGGTAGGCCGTGCTGTATTACAGATTTCCAATGCTTCGGAAAAAGAATGGGAACAAATCAATGAAGGTGTATTAACACATATTAGTTTTGGTTACACAGTTAATGATTACCGTATTGAAGGAAACATTATCTATGTAACTCATTTTACCCCATATGAAATATCACTAGTAACAGTGCCAGCCGATGTATCCGCCGGAGTTGGTCGCTCATTGATAAATAACAATGATGACAACCAGAAGGATATGATCATGGAAGATAAAAACGAAATCGAAAGTACTGAACCTGAAATCAAAGATGAATCAGAAGTAGTTAGTACTGAAGTTGAATCTGAAGAAGAAATTACTGAACAAGAAGAAGTAGAAGAATCTGAAGAAGTACGTATGAGCGATGAAGAACTATTAGCACTAATGGCTAATCGTCCAGACTTGCTTGAACAAATGATAAATAAAACCGACGTTGAAGAACAACGCGAAGATGTACAAGAAAGTACTGATGATTCTGAAGTAGAAGATTCTACAGAAGAAGTGGAACGTAAACGTGAATTGGAATCAATCGGCGTAGTTCTAAATATTGATGTGTCTGAAGCAATTGAAAATGGAATTTCAGTTGAGGACTTCAAACGCACACTAAATACAAAAACAAATCCAAATCATGATAAGGAAATCAAAATGGAAAAATCCGTATTAAATGGCCTAATTCGTTCACTAAGTGAAGGTAATTTTGCTGGTAAAACTGAAATCCCTGCGGGTGATTTCGTCCGTACTTCTACTACTGTTGGCGGTGCTGCTCTAGTTAAAGAAGTATACGCAGATTCTTATATTGATGTGCTACGTGCTCAGTCAGTATTTGCTACTCTACCTGTACAAGTATTCGCAAATCTCGAAGGTGAAGGTAATCTAGTTCTACCTAAACTATCTGCTGATTTCACTGATAACTTCGGTTATGTTACTGAAGGTGCTCCATCACCATCTTATAACGCCGCTTTTGAGAAGGTCACTCTAAAGCCAGAAATCTTTACCGGTTCTGTTGAACTAACTCGTACTCTAATCAAATCTGCTAGTACTGCTGAACAGTATATTCAAGATGCGATGGTTAAGGGTGCTGCTCTAAAACTAGAACGTCTAATTCTTGCTGATGTTGTTGCTAAGGCTCCAGAAGTAACCCTAACTGCTGCTCTAACCAAAACCGATGTTATTAGTGCTCTAGCTACTCTAGCTGCTGCTAATGTCCGTGTTGAGAATGTAGTTGCTATTGTACATCCTACTACCGCTGCTGTATTGCGTACTACTCTAGATGGTTCTAACACCGCTGCTAAGTACTTGCTACAAGGCTATATGGGTGACGGTATTCTAGCTGATTCAGTACGTATTATTGAATCTACTCAAGTTGCCGCTGGTGCTATTGTGTTTGGCGATTGTGAATCGCCACGGATAATCTAG
- a CDS encoding IS3 family transposase (programmed frameshift) has product MSGKRYPEEFKTEAVKQVVDRGYSVASVATRLDITTHSLYAWIKKYGPDSSTNKEQSDAQAEIRRLQKELKRVTDERDIFKKSRGVLRKAVRLRYAFIRDNSCCWPVRLLCRVLDVHPSGFYAWLQQPHSQRHQADLRLTGQIKQFWLESGCVYGYRKIHLDLRDSGQQCGVNRVWRLMKRVGIKAQVGYRSPRARKGEASIVSPNRLQRQFNPDAPDERWVTDITYIRTHEGWLYLAVVVDLFSRKIIGWSMQSRMTKDIVLNALLMAVWRRNPEKQVLVHSDQGSQYTSHEWQSFLKSHGLEGSMSRRGNCHDNAVAESFFQLLKRERIKKKIYGTREEARSDIFDYIEMFYNSKRRHGSSEQMSPTEYENQYYQRLGSV; this is encoded by the exons ATGAGCGGTAAGCGTTATCCTGAAGAGTTTAAAACTGAAGCAGTCAAACAGGTTGTTGATCGCGGTTATTCTGTTGCCAGCGTTGCAACACGTCTCGATATCACCACCCACAGCCTTTATGCCTGGATAAAGAAGTACGGTCCGGATTCTTCCACTAATAAAGAACAGTCAGATGCTCAGGCCGAGATCCGCCGTCTCCAGAAAGAGCTGAAACGGGTTACCGACGAACGGGACATAT TTAAAAAAAGCCGCGGCGTACTTCGCAAAGCTGTCCGACTGAGGTACGCCTTTATCCGTGACAACTCCTGTTGCTGGCCTGTTCGCCTGCTCTGTCGGGTGCTGGATGTTCATCCCAGTGGTTTTTACGCCTGGCTTCAGCAGCCGCATTCACAACGCCATCAGGCAGACCTGAGACTGACAGGACAGATTAAACAGTTCTGGCTGGAATCGGGATGCGTCTATGGTTATCGCAAAATCCATCTGGATCTGCGTGACAGCGGGCAACAGTGCGGAGTAAACAGAGTCTGGAGACTGATGAAACGTGTCGGAATAAAGGCTCAGGTCGGATACCGAAGCCCGCGGGCACGTAAAGGCGAGGCCAGTATCGTGTCACCCAACAGGCTCCAGCGACAGTTCAATCCGGATGCTCCTGATGAGCGTTGGGTAACGGACATAACCTACATCAGGACCCACGAAGGCTGGCTGTATCTTGCCGTTGTTGTTGATCTGTTCTCACGCAAAATTATCGGCTGGTCCATGCAATCCCGGATGACAAAGGACATTGTCCTGAACGCACTGCTGATGGCTGTATGGCGGCGTAATCCCGAAAAACAGGTGCTGGTTCATTCGGATCAGGGCAGTCAGTACACAAGCCATGAGTGGCAGTCGTTCCTGAAATCACACGGCCTGGAGGGTAGCATGAGCCGTCGCGGTAACTGCCATGATAATGCGGTTGCAGAAAGTTTTTTCCAGTTGTTGAAACGTGAACGGATAAAGAAAAAGATCTACGGAACGCGGGAAGAAGCCCGCAGTGATATTTTTGATTACATCGAAATGTTTTATAACAGTAAGCGTCGGCATGGTTCTAGCGAACAGATGTCACCGACAGAATATGAAAACCAGTATTATCAACGGCTCGGAAGTGTCTAG
- a CDS encoding EAL domain-containing protein: protein MIITSFIAEPIMTTSGQLVGCELLTRFHCQDLPVLNSKYFIMAMDNERKRELLTRQLQAIELRASWFRDHRLFCTVNVDTLQARLCVYDSGITHLLDKLEFVRLEISEDFEGLELGIDHPVLRTMLNVGYRLFLDDLGSGRANVAALTTGCYEAVKIDRAFYREEVQKPTFNVLMKNIMNYCPYVIVEGVEQRQELPVLRDAGVTAVQGYLYRSVPFDKITTLSNTIVNTL, encoded by the coding sequence ATGATAATAACTAGCTTTATAGCAGAGCCGATCATGACAACTTCAGGCCAACTGGTTGGTTGTGAATTGTTAACCCGTTTCCATTGCCAGGACTTGCCTGTACTGAACAGTAAGTACTTCATCATGGCTATGGATAATGAAAGGAAGAGGGAACTACTCACACGACAACTACAGGCCATAGAATTACGTGCTTCATGGTTCAGGGATCACCGGCTTTTCTGTACCGTTAATGTTGATACCTTACAGGCACGGCTATGTGTATATGACAGTGGTATAACTCACTTACTGGATAAGCTGGAGTTTGTCAGGTTGGAGATCTCAGAAGACTTTGAAGGGTTGGAATTGGGTATAGATCATCCGGTGTTACGAACAATGTTAAACGTAGGCTATCGCTTGTTCCTTGATGATCTTGGTTCCGGTCGGGCTAACGTTGCGGCGTTAACTACTGGATGCTATGAAGCGGTAAAAATCGATAGGGCGTTCTACCGTGAGGAAGTACAGAAACCAACATTCAACGTACTGATGAAGAACATCATGAACTATTGCCCCTATGTAATCGTAGAGGGAGTAGAGCAGCGGCAAGAGCTACCAGTACTACGCGATGCTGGAGTAACTGCGGTTCAAGGCTATCTATACCGTTCAGTACCGTTCGACAAGATAACAACCTTATCTAACACCATAGTAAATACCCTATAG
- a CDS encoding terminase gpA endonuclease subunit, with the protein MKVLPTIQPPKIQKTSQWISNGVVKFVDGPNMGLDWVPFSFQREPMDIAQHRSTKKIILQSCSQLLKTTVLQSIAFNLMANDPCNFAFGSSSESEVKKFKDGKFLPAIETSEVLSPLVTDKNDKNAANNAKQTQMINGTFVYWLNLNTPGNLRGITCRVVLLDEVSNVSITEEGSPIKLAEARTSTFGDDALVVISSTPLYKDDLINSEYNLSDKRRWFVTHTCGHEYTFEWEQVAFEFKQLENGRAIPDSTTTRLICPHCQEEIDEHTRHQMIDNGRWIATSTDGDPGVVGYQISRMYSPLNTISEMVSKFADALYNFNLQTFYNNELGLPYEDEYAKELDILRLESLREDEFNIHRIPESTLGICISVDQQLDRCEASILGFDEKNIYVLGHEFFYGHDCTKIESQAWKDLDQFCRQDFRRPCTRFCVNAFSQK; encoded by the coding sequence ATGAAAGTACTGCCGACGATACAGCCACCGAAGATACAGAAAACGAGCCAATGGATCAGTAATGGTGTAGTTAAGTTTGTTGACGGGCCGAATATGGGGCTTGATTGGGTTCCGTTTTCCTTTCAACGTGAACCAATGGATATAGCACAACATAGAAGTACTAAAAAGATCATTCTACAGTCATGTAGTCAGCTTTTAAAAACCACTGTTTTACAATCCATAGCATTTAACCTAATGGCAAATGATCCATGTAATTTTGCTTTTGGTAGTTCTTCTGAATCTGAAGTGAAGAAATTCAAGGATGGTAAATTTCTACCAGCTATTGAAACTAGTGAAGTACTAAGCCCATTAGTAACAGACAAGAATGATAAGAACGCCGCGAACAACGCGAAGCAAACACAAATGATAAACGGTACTTTTGTGTACTGGCTAAACCTCAATACACCAGGAAACCTACGCGGTATTACATGTCGTGTAGTTCTATTGGATGAGGTGAGTAATGTTTCTATTACAGAAGAAGGTTCACCAATAAAACTAGCAGAAGCACGTACTAGTACTTTCGGTGATGATGCTCTGGTTGTTATTTCAAGTACACCATTATATAAAGATGATCTAATTAACAGTGAATATAACCTCTCTGATAAACGCCGTTGGTTTGTTACTCACACTTGCGGTCATGAATATACTTTTGAATGGGAGCAAGTAGCATTTGAATTCAAACAACTTGAGAATGGTAGAGCAATACCAGACAGTACAACTACCCGTTTAATTTGTCCTCATTGTCAGGAAGAGATAGACGAGCATACACGCCACCAAATGATCGATAACGGTCGATGGATAGCTACTAGTACTGATGGTGATCCGGGTGTAGTTGGCTATCAGATTTCGCGTATGTATTCCCCATTGAATACTATTTCAGAAATGGTTAGTAAGTTTGCCGATGCTCTTTATAATTTCAATCTTCAAACATTTTATAATAATGAATTGGGATTACCCTATGAAGATGAATACGCAAAAGAACTAGATATACTTCGATTGGAATCATTACGTGAAGATGAATTTAATATACATAGAATACCAGAATCAACACTCGGAATTTGTATAAGCGTCGATCAACAATTAGATAGGTGCGAGGCCAGTATTTTAGGATTTGATGAAAAGAACATTTATGTACTTGGTCATGAATTTTTCTATGGACATGATTGTACTAAAATCGAATCACAGGCATGGAAGGATTTAGATCAGTTTTGCCGTCAAGATTTCCGAAGACCCTGTACACGATTCTGTGTAAATGCCTTTTCTCAGAAGTGA
- a CDS encoding phage portal protein codes for MWFKKKQPEQPKPVQKTNEVREHVGKTLQRDLNQIRTTSNGVNAFGFGVGTNSVSINNIIKWHLSEWRNQSRDATLVNPIARKYMMLSVDGVVGSNGIYVKPSVDIDVDEETKHTINQQLEKLFDRWAYDASKFSIDGSMTFDLFAQVLEKHRCRDGEAFVRIHNFNRSIKIEIIDSARLTQLNNAVLADGYISNGIEYNKYRQPVNYYFAKYNPVTYTYDATSYEVVPANEILHYFVMDDATQERGIPDLIASTKVLADLKNFQEAALLAKRISASVTTFITNNGGNNELALDEGEQDTAIYNEYLEPGAIFELNANQDVKSVEPRNGVDGIAEFTDVLFDNISMGLNVTKQSLMGSTADASFSAAKLAERLQATTFSTRTNVLINKVLKPIYTAWLKNEMLNNSKLKLSFSDFDDLVCARYIPTKPISLDPLKDIQCEVAAIDAGLKSRTQVISEMGGDPRVVLQEIENEKNMNKEVLDENQKTDEGINPTNGD; via the coding sequence ATGTGGTTTAAGAAAAAACAACCAGAACAACCAAAACCAGTACAGAAAACTAATGAAGTCCGTGAACATGTTGGTAAAACATTACAACGTGATTTAAACCAGATTCGTACAACTAGTAATGGTGTGAATGCTTTCGGCTTTGGTGTCGGTACTAACTCAGTAAGTATTAATAACATCATTAAATGGCATCTATCAGAATGGCGTAATCAATCACGTGACGCAACACTAGTAAACCCAATCGCACGTAAGTACATGATGCTTTCTGTAGATGGTGTAGTAGGCAGTAATGGTATCTATGTAAAACCATCAGTAGATATTGATGTTGATGAAGAAACAAAACATACCATTAACCAACAACTAGAAAAACTATTTGATCGTTGGGCTTACGATGCTAGTAAATTCTCTATTGATGGCTCAATGACTTTTGATCTATTCGCACAAGTACTAGAGAAACACCGCTGCCGCGATGGTGAAGCGTTTGTACGTATTCATAATTTCAACCGTTCTATCAAGATTGAAATTATTGATTCTGCCCGTTTGACTCAGTTGAATAACGCAGTACTGGCAGATGGATATATCAGTAATGGGATTGAATATAACAAGTACCGTCAACCTGTAAACTACTATTTCGCTAAATATAATCCAGTAACATATACATATGATGCTACTAGTTATGAAGTTGTACCAGCAAATGAAATCCTACATTACTTTGTTATGGATGATGCCACACAGGAACGCGGTATACCGGATCTAATTGCCAGTACTAAAGTTTTAGCAGACTTAAAGAACTTCCAGGAAGCGGCATTACTTGCTAAACGAATCTCAGCCAGTGTAACCACATTCATTACTAATAATGGCGGTAACAATGAATTAGCACTAGATGAAGGTGAACAAGATACAGCGATTTATAACGAGTACTTAGAACCTGGTGCTATCTTTGAATTAAATGCTAATCAAGATGTTAAATCGGTTGAGCCCCGTAATGGTGTTGACGGTATAGCAGAATTCACAGATGTACTATTTGATAATATTTCAATGGGCTTAAATGTCACTAAGCAATCCCTAATGGGAAGTACTGCTGATGCGTCATTTAGTGCTGCGAAACTTGCCGAACGCCTACAAGCTACAACTTTCAGTACTCGAACTAATGTACTCATAAATAAAGTACTCAAGCCAATTTATACAGCTTGGTTAAAGAATGAAATGCTAAATAATAGTAAGTTGAAATTAAGTTTTTCTGATTTCGATGATCTTGTATGTGCTCGTTATATCCCTACTAAACCTATTTCACTTGATCCATTGAAGGATATTCAATGTGAAGTAGCTGCTATTGATGCTGGTTTGAAATCCCGTACACAGGTAATTAGTGAAATGGGTGGTGATCCACGTGTTGTACTTCAAGAAATAGAGAATGAGAAAAATATGAACAAGGAAGTTCTAGATGAAAATCAAAAAACAGACGAGGGAATTAACCCTACCAACGGCGATTAA
- a CDS encoding EAL domain-containing protein has product MKQFFIVEPLVDPVSMRLRGVEILTRFQDQYGKFYPPDTVIQSMSNEERCLLLREQVTAIKEKNDFFTKNNLLCSLNVNRDMIECINRTPEEDCLLKGMNYVRLEISESLATCELHTRTKLIEALCTRFGKVWLDDLGAGYCDISMVDASQYELIKIDREYFWREAKKEQPFKGLILYKNKCNKIVFEGVETDEQLELARRLEVWGVQGYLFNSCKLIDIESLALRYD; this is encoded by the coding sequence ATGAAGCAGTTTTTCATAGTGGAGCCATTAGTAGACCCAGTTTCAATGAGGTTAAGAGGGGTTGAAATATTAACTCGCTTCCAAGATCAGTATGGTAAGTTTTACCCGCCGGATACTGTCATTCAGAGCATGAGCAATGAAGAAAGATGTTTGTTACTCAGAGAGCAAGTCACTGCTATCAAAGAAAAAAATGATTTCTTCACAAAGAACAATCTGTTGTGTAGTCTTAATGTTAACAGGGATATGATTGAATGTATCAATCGCACACCTGAAGAAGATTGCCTATTAAAGGGTATGAATTATGTGCGGCTTGAAATTTCAGAGAGTCTAGCAACATGTGAACTACACACCCGTACTAAACTAATAGAAGCACTATGTACTAGATTTGGTAAGGTATGGCTGGATGATTTGGGAGCAGGATATTGTGATATAAGCATGGTTGATGCTTCTCAGTATGAATTGATTAAGATTGATCGTGAATACTTCTGGCGGGAAGCCAAGAAAGAACAGCCATTCAAAGGTTTGATACTCTATAAAAATAAATGTAATAAAATCGTCTTTGAGGGCGTAGAGACAGATGAACAACTTGAACTAGCTAGACGTTTAGAGGTATGGGGTGTACAAGGTTACTTGTTTAACTCTTGTAAATTAATCGATATTGAAAGTCTGGCACTTCGCTATGACTAA
- a CDS encoding HNH endonuclease signature motif containing protein, with amino-acid sequence MKIWKETKYEYYVVSNEGDVFNTKTETLLKLTPSKSNGYYKVTLSVKGGDSRTVEVHRLIAETFIERDESLKLVVDHIDGNPLNNHVDNLQWITQKENMAKAKNKRSWNRFTEEEKVQIIDAWNTGKYSYIGITSYFNQLWNRNTTRHSYTRIIKQA; translated from the coding sequence ATGAAAATATGGAAAGAAACGAAATATGAATATTATGTAGTAAGTAATGAAGGTGATGTATTCAATACTAAGACAGAAACACTACTAAAGCTAACCCCTTCAAAATCTAATGGGTACTACAAAGTAACACTATCTGTCAAAGGTGGTGATAGTAGAACTGTAGAAGTTCATCGACTAATCGCAGAAACTTTTATTGAACGTGATGAATCATTGAAATTAGTTGTTGATCATATTGATGGTAATCCTCTAAACAATCACGTGGATAACCTACAATGGATTACACAAAAAGAGAATATGGCAAAAGCGAAAAATAAACGTAGCTGGAATAGATTCACCGAAGAAGAGAAAGTACAAATTATTGATGCGTGGAATACTGGAAAGTACTCATACATTGGGATTACATCCTACTTCAATCAACTATGGAACCGAAATACTACACGACATAGTTACACAAGAATTATCAAACAAGCATAA
- a CDS encoding IS256 family transposase, whose product MDEKQLQALANELAKNLKTPDDLNQFDRLLKKISVEAALNAEMSHHLGYDKNQPKLGANSRNGYSTKTVTTGDGPLELRTPRDRDGSFEPQLVKKNQTRITGMDNQILSLYAKGMTTREIAAAFKELYDADVSPALVSKVTDAVMEQVVEWQNRPLDAVYPIVYLDCIVLKVRQDSRVINKSVFLALGINIEGQKELLGMWLAENEGAKFWLNVLTELKNRGLNDILIACVDGLKGFPDAINAVYPEARIQLCIVHMVRNSLRFVSWKDYKAVTRDLKAIYQAPTEEAGQQALEAFAAAWDSRYPQISRSWQANWANLATFFAYPADIRKVIYTTNAIESLNSVIRHAIKKRKVFPTDDAVKKVVWLAIQAASQKWTMPLRDWRMAMSRFIIEFGDRLDGHF is encoded by the coding sequence ATGGACGAAAAACAGTTGCAGGCTCTGGCTAACGAACTGGCCAAAAATCTCAAAACCCCTGACGATCTCAACCAGTTCGATCGCCTGCTGAAGAAAATCAGCGTTGAGGCGGCTCTCAACGCCGAAATGTCCCACCATCTGGGCTACGATAAAAATCAGCCCAAACTGGGGGCTAATTCCCGTAACGGCTATTCCACAAAGACCGTTACCACCGGCGATGGCCCTCTGGAACTACGTACCCCACGCGATCGTGATGGCTCCTTCGAACCCCAACTGGTGAAGAAAAACCAGACCCGCATTACCGGCATGGATAACCAGATTTTATCGTTGTATGCCAAAGGGATGACCACACGCGAGATCGCCGCCGCGTTCAAAGAGTTGTATGACGCGGATGTCTCACCCGCGCTGGTCTCAAAGGTCACCGATGCGGTCATGGAGCAGGTTGTCGAATGGCAAAATCGTCCGCTGGATGCAGTCTATCCCATTGTTTATCTTGACTGTATCGTCCTGAAAGTCCGACAGGATAGTCGTGTCATCAATAAATCAGTGTTCCTGGCGCTGGGCATTAATATCGAAGGCCAGAAAGAGTTGCTGGGGATGTGGCTGGCCGAAAATGAAGGGGCGAAGTTCTGGCTGAATGTGCTGACAGAATTGAAGAATCGTGGCCTGAACGATATCCTCATTGCCTGCGTTGACGGCCTGAAAGGTTTCCCGGACGCCATCAACGCGGTGTATCCGGAGGCCCGCATCCAGCTGTGCATCGTGCATATGGTGCGCAACAGCCTGCGGTTCGTCTCCTGGAAGGACTACAAAGCCGTCACCCGCGACCTGAAAGCGATTTACCAGGCACCGACGGAAGAAGCAGGCCAGCAGGCGCTGGAAGCGTTCGCCGCAGCCTGGGACAGCCGCTATCCGCAGATAAGCCGAAGCTGGCAGGCAAACTGGGCCAACCTGGCGACGTTCTTCGCTTACCCGGCAGACATCCGCAAAGTCATCTACACCACCAACGCCATAGAATCACTGAACAGCGTGATCCGGCATGCTATCAAAAAGCGTAAGGTGTTCCCGACGGACGACGCGGTGAAAAAGGTGGTGTGGCTGGCAATCCAGGCGGCCTCACAGAAATGGACGATGCCGCTGAGGGACTGGCGTATGGCAATGAGCCGCTTTATTATCGAGTTCGGTGACCGCCTGGACGGTCACTTCTGA
- a CDS encoding DUF6950 family protein, with protein MKNGFITEYLSGLVGEPLVYGTNDCHIMVLTVIDMITGSNYRDEIYQKYTTPTAGRKYAKANCSYSTLHLLCKENGELVTEPLDGDIIISSGHSTVYWRGKVVILSEDKSNYIVSQYIPNEKDKIYRFKGE; from the coding sequence ATGAAAAACGGATTTATAACAGAGTACCTAAGTGGTTTAGTTGGTGAACCTTTAGTGTACGGTACTAATGATTGTCATATCATGGTGCTAACAGTAATAGATATGATCACAGGTAGTAATTACCGTGATGAAATCTACCAGAAATACACAACACCAACAGCAGGTAGAAAATACGCAAAAGCAAACTGTAGTTATTCTACTCTACATCTATTGTGTAAAGAAAACGGCGAATTAGTAACTGAACCACTTGATGGGGATATCATCATTTCGTCAGGTCACAGTACAGTTTATTGGCGTGGGAAAGTAGTAATTTTATCAGAAGATAAATCTAACTATATCGTTTCTCAATATATCCCAAATGAAAAAGACAAAATATACAGATTTAAAGGGGAATAA
- a CDS encoding terminase gpA endonuclease subunit, whose amino-acid sequence MNISKSGNYTNLCTDSFRSVDGRIVPTLAVFVDSSNGNATDTVKKFTARWAKYHPIKGSSSTTSDLFKQSTQAGYKLQILNVHEQKNTIRKLLNLMLSTEAENAPIQLRFSSTLPSDYFEQLSAEELKPAGGKLVWRLKKGQKRNEALDCLVYGMIAIVYSQSQLGTQPFRKLREHKAKSLPQKINKPEESQPTQSTRRSRRTGVGSNWFGKT is encoded by the coding sequence TTGAACATATCAAAATCAGGCAATTACACAAATTTATGTACAGACTCTTTCCGAAGTGTTGACGGTCGCATAGTACCTACACTTGCTGTATTCGTGGATAGTTCGAACGGTAACGCTACAGATACAGTTAAGAAGTTTACCGCACGTTGGGCTAAGTATCATCCTATTAAGGGTTCTAGCAGTACTACAAGTGACCTATTCAAACAGAGTACACAAGCCGGATATAAACTACAGATCCTAAATGTTCATGAACAAAAGAATACTATTCGTAAACTTTTAAACTTGATGCTCAGTACTGAAGCAGAGAACGCACCAATTCAATTACGCTTTTCCAGTACTCTACCATCAGATTACTTTGAACAACTATCAGCCGAAGAGTTAAAACCTGCTGGTGGTAAATTAGTATGGCGACTAAAGAAAGGGCAGAAGAGAAACGAGGCTCTAGATTGTCTGGTCTATGGAATGATCGCAATCGTATATTCCCAATCACAATTAGGTACGCAACCGTTTAGAAAACTACGCGAACATAAAGCCAAATCATTACCACAAAAGATAAATAAACCAGAAGAATCACAACCTACCCAAAGTACCAGACGTTCTAGGCGTACTGGTGTGGGTTCAAACTGGTTTGGAAAAACGTAA